One window from the genome of Nitrosospira multiformis encodes:
- a CDS encoding glycerate kinase type-2 family protein: MNHRKLLLNSFNAAIAAADPLRIVPRHLPMPLKLPKGRTLVIGAGKAAVAMALAVENHWQKDAAMNGIVLTRYGHGMPLERIKVIEAGHPLPDAHGEQAARDILGEVKKLGADDFLLCLVSGGGSSLLSLPVAGVSLNDLRNVTQELLRCGAAIQEINTVRKHLSAIQGGRLAASCRAPVWALIISDVTGDDPTHVASGPCAPDPSTYSDALEILERYRINASAAVLEILLAGADGKRDETPKPGDAVFRNVENHVIATAHDSLLAAAKYFHEQGIPATILGDAITGESRDVAKVFAALVREIRQYGQPWKPPVALISGGETTVALCGNGHGEWSGVSGMNPGGRGGRNTEFLLSLAIELTGVAGIHALACDTDGIDGSESNAGAIMASDSIHRAKQMGISAQALLASHNAYTFFEQLDDLVLTGPTRTNVNDYRVILVL, translated from the coding sequence ATGAATCACCGAAAGCTTCTGCTCAACAGCTTCAATGCCGCGATCGCTGCAGCCGATCCCCTGCGTATCGTACCGCGGCACTTGCCCATGCCACTCAAGTTGCCCAAAGGACGTACTTTGGTGATCGGTGCGGGAAAGGCCGCCGTGGCAATGGCGCTGGCGGTGGAAAATCATTGGCAAAAAGACGCGGCAATGAATGGCATTGTCCTTACCCGTTATGGCCACGGCATGCCGCTTGAAAGAATCAAAGTGATCGAAGCCGGGCATCCCCTCCCTGACGCACACGGTGAACAGGCTGCCCGAGATATTCTGGGGGAAGTGAAAAAACTCGGTGCGGATGATTTTCTGCTGTGCCTGGTGAGCGGCGGCGGTTCAAGTCTATTATCGTTGCCGGTGGCAGGTGTATCGCTGAATGATCTCAGAAACGTCACCCAGGAATTGCTGCGCTGCGGCGCGGCGATTCAGGAAATCAATACCGTGCGCAAACATCTCTCCGCTATTCAAGGGGGAAGACTTGCCGCTTCATGCCGTGCACCGGTATGGGCGTTGATAATATCGGACGTGACCGGGGATGATCCAACTCATGTTGCTTCCGGCCCGTGTGCGCCTGACCCGTCAACCTATTCGGACGCACTGGAGATACTCGAACGCTACCGGATCAATGCATCCGCCGCAGTGCTGGAAATATTGCTGGCGGGCGCCGACGGCAAGCGCGACGAGACACCCAAACCGGGTGACGCCGTTTTCAGGAATGTGGAAAACCACGTGATCGCCACGGCCCATGATTCGCTGCTGGCGGCGGCCAAATACTTTCATGAACAGGGTATACCCGCCACAATACTGGGTGACGCCATAACCGGCGAGTCACGCGATGTGGCTAAGGTCTTCGCCGCGCTGGTGCGGGAAATCCGTCAATATGGCCAGCCATGGAAACCACCGGTGGCGCTGATCTCGGGAGGAGAAACAACAGTCGCGTTATGCGGAAATGGCCATGGTGAATGGAGCGGCGTCAGTGGAATGAATCCCGGCGGGCGAGGTGGCCGGAACACGGAATTCCTGCTGTCGCTTGCCATTGAACTCACCGGCGTGGCGGGCATCCACGCCCTCGCCTGCGATACCGACGGTATAGATGGTTCGGAAAGCAACGCCGGCGCGATCATGGCTTCGGATTCAATACACCGTGCGAAGCAAATGGGCATCAGCGCCCAAGCCCTGCTTGCCAGCCATAACGCGTATACTTTCTTTGAGCAGCTGGACGATCTGGTACTCACCGGCCCAACCCGTACCAATGTCAATGATTACCGGGTAATTCTGGTTTTGTAG
- the phoB gene encoding phosphate regulon transcriptional regulator PhoB — translation MAATILVVEDEPAIQELITYSLRQARHVVFGARSAEQAMEIVNDALPDLVLLDWMLPGMSGVEFARMLRRVTRTKTIPIIMLTARAEESDKVAGLEIGADDYITKPFSPRELLARIKAVLRRRSPEAADDIVDIGGLRLDSATHRVTASDKEVVLGPTEFRLLHFLMTHSERVHTRSQLLDQVWGDHVFVEDRTVDVHIRRLRKALENVSKDGLVQTVRGSGYRLSAGPAASIGIV, via the coding sequence ATGGCAGCAACCATACTGGTGGTGGAAGATGAACCCGCGATTCAGGAGCTGATCACGTATAGCCTGAGGCAAGCCCGGCATGTCGTTTTTGGTGCAAGAAGCGCGGAGCAGGCCATGGAGATAGTGAATGACGCGTTACCCGACCTGGTGCTGCTTGACTGGATGCTGCCGGGGATGAGCGGTGTCGAATTTGCGCGTATGTTGCGGCGCGTAACGCGCACCAAGACCATTCCCATCATCATGCTTACCGCTCGTGCCGAGGAAAGCGACAAGGTGGCGGGACTGGAAATTGGCGCCGACGATTACATCACCAAGCCTTTTTCGCCGCGTGAATTGCTCGCACGGATTAAAGCGGTGCTGCGACGGCGTTCACCGGAAGCGGCTGACGATATCGTGGATATCGGTGGACTGCGCCTTGACTCCGCAACGCATCGCGTAACCGCGAGTGATAAGGAAGTAGTGCTGGGGCCTACCGAGTTTCGTTTGTTGCATTTCCTTATGACGCACTCCGAGCGAGTGCATACACGTTCGCAACTGCTCGATCAGGTATGGGGAGACCATGTATTTGTGGAGGACCGTACCGTGGACGTGCATATTCGCAGATTGCGTAAAGCACTGGAAAATGTCAGCAAGGATGGCCTGGTGCAGACCGTGAGAGGCTCGGGCTATCGCCTGTCCGCTGGACCGGCGGCAAGCATTGGGATAGTATGA
- the phoR gene encoding phosphate regulon sensor histidine kinase PhoR yields the protein MSDSWERLTPLLIIVVAGILWVTLGALTALVFCSIALLSLVVHHWRHLIMLERWLQAEELASVALPDSSGKWGDVFARLARIMREQRKNHQQLGFALERLRRATSAMPEGVVILDDVDRIEWCNPVAEKHLGIDTSRDAGQHVTHLVRQTQFTEYLNAHNYSEPLIIKQARNPGLTLSLQFVPYGDKQKLLVSRDVTRLERVHTMRRDFVANVSHELRTPLTVIGGFLETLAEEGASDPETNKWALTLMTDQTRRMQRLVEDLLTLSRLEDSENLVREDNINIPAMLRELCQEAESLSAGHHRIGLNLDTKTKLMGSMDDLRSAFSNLVSNAIRYTAEGGDITLNWEIRDGQGVFSVQDSGIGIEPEHIPRLTERFYRVDRGRSRETGGTGLGLAIVKHVLTCHQAKLEIVSEPGKGSCFSAWFPPARLIAHKASKSPP from the coding sequence GTGTCCGATTCCTGGGAGCGCCTTACCCCTCTCCTGATAATTGTTGTGGCCGGCATACTCTGGGTCACACTCGGCGCGCTCACCGCATTAGTCTTTTGCAGCATTGCCCTGCTGTCGTTAGTCGTCCATCACTGGCGCCATCTGATAATGCTGGAGAGATGGCTTCAAGCCGAAGAACTCGCATCTGTTGCATTGCCCGATAGCTCCGGGAAATGGGGAGATGTATTTGCGCGTCTGGCGCGCATCATGCGTGAACAGCGCAAAAATCATCAGCAACTCGGTTTCGCGCTGGAGCGCCTACGGCGCGCCACTTCCGCCATGCCGGAAGGCGTGGTCATTCTGGATGACGTTGACCGTATCGAATGGTGCAATCCGGTAGCCGAAAAGCATTTGGGCATAGACACCAGCCGCGATGCCGGTCAGCATGTTACCCATTTAGTGCGCCAGACCCAGTTCACCGAGTACCTGAACGCTCACAACTACAGCGAGCCGTTGATAATCAAGCAGGCGCGGAACCCGGGCCTGACCCTTTCGCTACAATTTGTGCCTTATGGCGATAAGCAAAAATTACTCGTCAGCCGTGATGTCACCCGTCTTGAAAGAGTCCATACCATGCGGCGGGATTTTGTCGCCAATGTCTCGCATGAATTACGTACGCCGTTGACAGTCATTGGTGGATTCCTTGAAACACTCGCGGAAGAAGGTGCTTCTGACCCCGAAACAAATAAATGGGCGCTCACGCTGATGACCGATCAGACCCGGCGCATGCAGCGTCTGGTAGAAGACCTGTTGACGCTGTCGCGGCTGGAAGACTCGGAAAACCTGGTACGGGAGGACAACATCAACATCCCCGCCATGTTGCGTGAGCTCTGTCAGGAAGCGGAGTCCTTGAGTGCGGGGCATCACCGTATCGGCCTCAATCTCGATACCAAGACGAAGTTGATGGGTAGTATGGATGACTTGCGCAGTGCCTTCAGTAATCTCGTCAGCAATGCCATACGCTACACCGCTGAAGGCGGGGATATCACACTGAACTGGGAGATTCGTGACGGACAAGGTGTATTCTCCGTGCAGGACAGCGGCATTGGCATCGAGCCCGAGCATATCCCGCGCTTGACGGAACGCTTTTATCGGGTGGATCGTGGGCGCTCGCGTGAAACCGGCGGTACCGGCCTGGGACTTGCCATCGTCAAGCACGTACTGACCTGCCACCAGGCGAAACTGGAAATTGTCAGCGAACCGGGTAAAGGCAGTTGTTTCAGTGCATGGTTCCCCCCGGCACGGCTGATAGCGCACAAAGCGAGTAAATCGCCACCCTGA
- a CDS encoding NUDIX domain-containing protein gives MNRLYDSSRSIPYLMPKPPMDLTETPINSRKVFDGELLHVYQDQARLPDGKVKVREYITHPGAVVIIPLLDNGELVLERQHRYPLHRDFYELPAGKIDPGEDPLLCAQRELLEETGYTAASWRYLATLHPCIGYSDERLIYYFAQELSFQGANLDEGEHLEIFTLTLATALEWVKTGKITDNKSVSGLFWAEKVLREEW, from the coding sequence ATGAATCGCTTATACGATTCATCCCGGAGTATTCCTTATCTCATGCCCAAGCCACCCATGGATCTTACCGAAACGCCGATCAATAGCCGGAAGGTGTTTGATGGCGAACTTTTGCACGTGTATCAGGACCAGGCTCGCCTGCCTGACGGCAAAGTGAAAGTACGCGAATACATCACCCATCCCGGCGCGGTCGTCATCATTCCACTGCTCGATAATGGTGAGCTGGTGCTGGAGCGTCAGCATCGCTATCCGTTGCATCGGGATTTCTACGAACTGCCTGCTGGAAAAATTGATCCCGGCGAAGATCCACTGTTATGCGCGCAGCGGGAGTTACTGGAAGAAACGGGCTATACGGCGGCAAGCTGGCGATATCTCGCCACTTTGCATCCCTGTATCGGTTATTCCGATGAGCGGTTAATATATTATTTTGCCCAAGAGCTCAGTTTCCAAGGCGCAAACCTTGATGAAGGCGAACATCTGGAGATATTTACCCTCACGCTGGCTACGGCATTGGAATGGGTAAAAACAGGCAAGATTACGGATAACAAAAGCGTTTCCGGCTTGTTCTGGGCGGAGAAGGTCTTACGCGAAGAATGGTAG
- a CDS encoding peptidoglycan-binding domain-containing protein yields the protein MGLLISQLFTTPTADPKLEACLVSDAAHITPGAHGEHVKKIQTALNQLSRGPGRENFNLDIDGSYGPKTAAAVKAYKNHPSRRILQPWQTSADDIVGKRTIKSLDTEMDILENESPAQDRFVSTTLAGAPHDHSKCPIGGFRQGPNGTVSFQVNHFGTPVNPKGGGRKINLGGEGETKYLGFEDFLPNFFPGPVRPLTSSLPDQCASDICLRDAPISKDGSLEKGKKEIMRIAQPGCRLTFCGDVARFRLSLLSLGTVIEHIVMADPRFPGTNSEALVIRMP from the coding sequence ATGGGCCTGCTGATATCCCAGTTGTTTACAACCCCAACAGCGGATCCCAAGCTCGAAGCATGCTTGGTGAGTGACGCTGCCCATATCACACCTGGTGCCCACGGTGAGCATGTCAAGAAAATTCAAACCGCATTAAACCAGTTAAGCAGAGGTCCGGGTAGAGAAAACTTCAATTTGGACATCGATGGCTCATATGGTCCAAAGACCGCAGCCGCGGTCAAAGCATACAAAAATCACCCGTCCCGGCGAATCCTTCAGCCTTGGCAAACGAGTGCAGACGATATCGTGGGCAAGAGGACAATCAAGAGTCTGGATACGGAAATGGATATCCTTGAAAATGAGAGTCCTGCACAAGATAGATTCGTTTCAACAACACTTGCTGGTGCCCCTCATGATCACAGCAAGTGTCCCATCGGCGGATTTCGACAAGGGCCGAACGGCACGGTGTCTTTCCAGGTGAATCACTTTGGAACGCCAGTCAACCCAAAGGGTGGCGGCAGGAAGATCAACCTCGGTGGCGAGGGCGAGACGAAATACCTTGGATTTGAGGATTTTCTACCCAACTTTTTTCCAGGGCCTGTACGGCCGCTAACATCGAGTCTTCCTGATCAATGTGCAAGCGACATCTGTTTGAGAGATGCTCCTATTTCAAAGGATGGTTCTTTGGAGAAAGGTAAGAAAGAGATTATGCGTATTGCTCAGCCGGGATGCCGTCTCACCTTTTGCGGGGATGTGGCCAGGTTCAGGCTAAGCCTTCTGTCATTGGGGACGGTAATTGAGCACATTGTTATGGCCGACCCTCGCTTCCCTGGAACCAACTCGGAAGCGCTCGTAATCAGGATGCCATAA
- the dnaJ gene encoding molecular chaperone DnaJ → MSKRDYYEVLGLNRDSSEDEIKKAYRKLAMKYHPDRNPDSPKSEEHFKEAKEAYEILSDPHKRAAYDQHGHAGVDPNMGGGGAQGFADAFGDIFGDIFGGRGGHANVYRGADLRYNLEISLEQAARGTETKIRIPTMEMCGSCHGNGAKPGTSPTTCPTCNGHGQVRMQQGFFSIQQTCPKCHGSGKFISSPCVTCNGAGRVKQHKTLSVKIPAGVDEGDRIRLSGEGEAGVNNGPSGDLYVVIHLSQHSVFQRDHNDLHCEMPISFTTAALGGEIEIPTLDGHAKIKVPAETQSGKIFRLRGKGIKGVRSNALGDLLCHVVVETPVKLTARQKELLQELESLNQQDDSRHSPRAKSWMDKVREFFAE, encoded by the coding sequence ATGAGCAAACGCGACTACTATGAAGTGCTGGGCCTCAACCGTGACTCCAGCGAAGATGAAATAAAGAAAGCTTATCGCAAGCTGGCGATGAAGTACCATCCAGACCGTAATCCGGATAGTCCAAAGTCGGAGGAACACTTCAAGGAAGCCAAAGAGGCTTACGAAATACTTTCCGATCCCCATAAGCGCGCGGCATATGACCAGCATGGTCATGCAGGTGTGGATCCCAATATGGGTGGCGGCGGGGCTCAAGGATTTGCTGACGCATTCGGCGATATCTTCGGCGATATCTTCGGTGGACGCGGCGGGCACGCCAACGTCTATCGCGGTGCCGATTTGCGCTACAACCTGGAAATCTCGCTTGAACAGGCAGCGCGCGGAACGGAAACCAAAATCCGTATTCCCACCATGGAAATGTGCGGAAGCTGCCATGGCAACGGTGCCAAGCCTGGCACTTCTCCCACCACGTGCCCGACTTGTAATGGGCATGGTCAGGTAAGAATGCAGCAGGGATTCTTCTCAATCCAGCAAACATGTCCCAAATGCCATGGCAGCGGCAAATTTATTTCGAGTCCTTGCGTGACATGCAATGGCGCGGGACGCGTCAAACAACACAAAACGCTGTCGGTAAAAATCCCGGCCGGGGTGGATGAAGGCGACCGCATTCGTCTATCCGGGGAAGGCGAAGCGGGGGTCAACAATGGTCCGTCCGGAGATTTGTATGTGGTGATTCATTTATCGCAGCATTCCGTTTTTCAGCGCGACCATAACGACTTGCACTGCGAAATGCCGATAAGTTTTACCACCGCTGCCCTGGGTGGAGAAATCGAGATTCCGACACTCGATGGCCATGCCAAAATCAAGGTGCCGGCGGAAACACAGAGCGGAAAAATTTTCCGTCTGCGCGGCAAGGGGATCAAGGGTGTACGCAGCAATGCATTGGGGGATTTGCTATGTCACGTTGTGGTGGAAACCCCTGTCAAGCTCACCGCCCGTCAAAAAGAACTATTGCAGGAACTGGAATCGCTCAATCAGCAAGATGACTCCCGTCACAGTCCCCGTGCGAAATCCTGGATGGACAAGGTACGCGAGTTCTTTGCGGAGTAA
- the dnaK gene encoding molecular chaperone DnaK — protein sequence MAKIIGIDLGTTNSCVSVMENGKPKVIENSEGARTTPSIVAYTEDGEILVGASAKRQAVTNPKNTLFAVKRLIGRRFNEDMVQRDIKMVPYSIIKADNNDAWVEVRGKKVAPPEISAQVLKKMKKTAEDYLGETVNEAVITVPAYFNDSQRQATKDAGRIAGLEVKRIINEPTAAALAFGMDKKEGDRKVAVYDLGGGTFDISIIEIAEVEGEHQFEVLATNGDTFLGGEDFDSRIIEYLVDEFKKESGIDLKKDMLALQRLKDSAEKAKIELSSSQQTEVNLPYITADASGPKHLAVRITRAKLESLVEELIERTVEPCRIAIKDAGVKVSDIEDIILVGGQTRMPKVQDKVREIFGKEPRKDVNPDEAVAVGAAIQGGVLQGEVKDVLLLDVTPLSLGIETLGGVMTKLIQKNTTIPTKAQQVFSTAEENQTAVTIHVLQGERELASGNKSLGQFNLSDIPPAPRGMPQIEVTFDIDSNGILHVSAKDKATGKENKIKIQASSGLSDDEVQRMVKDAEAHAADDHKALELVTARNQCDAMIHSVKKTLKEHGDKLDGEEKSRIEDALKDAEEALKSDSKDTIEAKTQALAEVSHKLAEKMYSQEQAQQAQPGAESAPHGGGGGGEKPVEGEVVDAEFEEVKNKK from the coding sequence ATGGCAAAAATTATCGGCATAGATCTCGGCACCACCAACTCATGTGTGTCTGTCATGGAGAATGGCAAGCCCAAGGTAATAGAGAACTCGGAAGGTGCGCGTACTACGCCTTCAATCGTCGCCTATACGGAAGACGGTGAGATTCTGGTGGGCGCTTCCGCCAAACGCCAGGCGGTCACCAATCCGAAAAACACGTTGTTTGCGGTTAAACGGCTGATTGGGCGTCGCTTTAACGAGGACATGGTGCAACGAGACATCAAGATGGTGCCCTACAGCATCATCAAGGCCGACAATAATGATGCCTGGGTGGAAGTGCGTGGCAAGAAGGTTGCACCGCCGGAAATTTCCGCGCAAGTGCTGAAGAAAATGAAAAAAACCGCTGAGGATTATCTGGGTGAGACGGTAAACGAAGCCGTCATCACGGTTCCCGCCTATTTTAACGATTCACAGCGTCAGGCGACCAAGGACGCCGGGCGCATCGCCGGGCTCGAAGTCAAGCGCATCATCAATGAGCCAACCGCGGCAGCCCTGGCTTTCGGGATGGATAAAAAAGAAGGCGACCGTAAAGTGGCGGTATATGATCTGGGCGGCGGCACGTTCGATATTTCCATTATCGAGATCGCGGAAGTGGAGGGCGAGCACCAGTTCGAGGTGCTGGCCACCAATGGTGACACCTTTCTTGGCGGAGAGGACTTCGACTCGCGCATCATCGAATATCTTGTGGATGAATTCAAGAAGGAAAGCGGCATAGATTTGAAAAAAGATATGCTTGCTCTGCAACGCTTAAAAGATTCGGCGGAAAAAGCCAAGATCGAACTCTCATCCAGCCAGCAAACCGAGGTCAACCTGCCCTACATCACGGCGGACGCTTCCGGCCCCAAACATCTGGCGGTGAGAATCACCCGGGCCAAGTTGGAAAGCCTGGTGGAAGAACTGATCGAGCGTACCGTGGAGCCTTGCCGCATTGCTATCAAGGATGCTGGCGTGAAGGTTTCCGACATTGAGGACATCATTCTGGTGGGTGGGCAAACCCGCATGCCCAAGGTGCAGGATAAAGTCAGAGAAATTTTCGGCAAGGAACCGCGCAAGGATGTGAATCCGGATGAAGCGGTTGCCGTAGGTGCGGCCATTCAGGGTGGCGTACTGCAGGGCGAAGTGAAGGATGTGCTGCTGCTGGATGTGACGCCACTGTCGTTGGGTATTGAAACGCTCGGCGGCGTAATGACCAAACTGATTCAGAAAAATACCACTATTCCAACCAAGGCCCAGCAGGTATTTTCAACCGCCGAGGAAAATCAGACCGCGGTAACCATCCATGTGTTGCAGGGTGAGCGGGAACTCGCATCCGGCAATAAGAGTCTGGGACAATTCAATCTGAGTGATATTCCTCCCGCACCGCGCGGTATGCCGCAAATCGAGGTGACATTCGATATTGACTCGAATGGCATACTCCACGTATCGGCCAAAGACAAGGCCACCGGAAAGGAAAACAAAATCAAGATCCAGGCAAGTTCCGGTCTGTCGGATGACGAGGTACAGCGCATGGTCAAGGATGCCGAGGCGCACGCCGCGGATGATCACAAGGCGCTCGAACTCGTTACCGCTCGCAACCAGTGTGACGCGATGATCCACTCAGTGAAAAAGACATTGAAGGAACATGGCGACAAACTGGACGGCGAGGAAAAATCCAGAATAGAAGATGCGCTGAAAGATGCGGAAGAAGCGTTGAAATCCGACAGCAAGGATACCATTGAAGCCAAGACCCAGGCATTGGCCGAGGTCTCGCATAAACTTGCGGAGAAAATGTATTCGCAAGAACAGGCTCAGCAAGCCCAGCCTGGAGCGGAATCAGCGCCCCATGGGGGTGGGGGCGGTGGCGAGAAGCCCGTAGAAGGCGAAGTGGTGGATGCCGAGTTCGAGGAAGTAAAAAACAAGAAGTAA